The following are encoded in a window of Cupriavidus oxalaticus genomic DNA:
- a CDS encoding DUF2147 domain-containing protein: protein MRKPSHLAAVRPLVRPALRAAVLAAALFGSAAAMAQASPSGMWKTIDDNTGKPRGLVEISEKNGIYSGRLVKTFVEGEGKPRVCDKCTDARKDQPLIGMTILTGLRKTGDNEWSGGEILDPENGKVYKSKMSLAEDGSKLNVRGFIGISLIGRTQTWEREH from the coding sequence ATGCGCAAACCATCCCACCTCGCCGCCGTCCGTCCGCTGGTGCGTCCGGCACTGCGTGCCGCGGTGCTCGCCGCCGCCCTGTTCGGCAGCGCCGCAGCGATGGCGCAGGCCTCGCCCAGCGGCATGTGGAAGACCATCGACGACAACACCGGCAAGCCGCGCGGGCTGGTAGAGATCAGCGAGAAGAACGGCATCTACAGCGGACGCCTGGTGAAGACGTTCGTCGAAGGCGAAGGCAAGCCCAGGGTCTGCGACAAGTGCACCGACGCGCGCAAGGACCAGCCGCTGATCGGCATGACCATCCTGACCGGCCTGCGCAAGACCGGCGACAACGAGTGGAGCGGCGGCGAGATCCTCGACCCGGAGAACGGCAAGGTCTACAAGAGCAAGATGTCGCTCGCCGAGGACGGCAGCAAGCTCAACGTGCGCGGCTTCATCGGCATCAGCCTGATCGGCCGCACCCAGACCTGGGAACGCGAGCACTGA
- a CDS encoding histone H1-like DNA-binding protein, with amino-acid sequence MATAAKKKPAAKKAAKPAAKKAAPAKKAATKKVAAKKAAPAAKKAPAKKAAVKKVAAKKAAPAKKAAAKKAPAKKAAVKKVAAKKVATKKVAAKKVVAKKAAPAKKAAVKKVAAKKAAPAKKAATKKVAAKKAAPAKKAAAKKPAAKKAPAKKAAAKKPAARKAAAKPAAAPAVAPASAAKTALNPAAAWPFPTGNRP; translated from the coding sequence ATGGCAACTGCTGCAAAGAAAAAGCCGGCGGCTAAGAAGGCCGCCAAGCCGGCCGCCAAGAAGGCCGCTCCGGCCAAGAAGGCCGCAACCAAGAAGGTAGCCGCCAAGAAGGCAGCACCGGCCGCCAAGAAGGCACCGGCCAAGAAGGCCGCCGTGAAGAAGGTCGCCGCCAAGAAGGCTGCGCCGGCCAAGAAGGCTGCGGCCAAGAAGGCCCCCGCCAAGAAGGCCGCGGTGAAGAAGGTCGCCGCCAAGAAGGTTGCAACCAAGAAGGTCGCCGCCAAGAAGGTCGTTGCCAAGAAGGCAGCACCGGCCAAGAAGGCCGCAGTGAAGAAGGTTGCCGCCAAGAAGGCCGCACCGGCCAAGAAGGCTGCAACCAAGAAGGTCGCCGCCAAGAAGGCTGCACCGGCCAAGAAGGCTGCTGCGAAGAAGCCGGCTGCCAAGAAGGCTCCGGCCAAGAAGGCTGCTGCGAAGAAGCCGGCTGCCAGGAAGGCTGCCGCGAAGCCTGCCGCTGCCCCTGCCGTTGCTCCCGCCTCGGCTGCCAAGACCGCGCTGAACCCGGCTGCTGCCTGGCCGTTCCCGACGGGCAACCGTCCGTAA